A genome region from Chengkuizengella sp. SCS-71B includes the following:
- the rpsR gene encoding 30S ribosomal protein S18, translated as MSENKTEERTEQRSERPDRPERRERKFGGGGRRGGRGKRRKVCYFTVNKIKHIDYKDIDTLKKFISERGKILPRRVTGTSAKYQRELTIAIKRARQIALLPYTTE; from the coding sequence ATGAGCGAAAATAAAACTGAAGAACGTACTGAACAAAGATCTGAACGTCCTGATCGTCCAGAACGCAGAGAGCGTAAGTTTGGCGGCGGAGGTCGTAGAGGTGGAAGAGGCAAGCGCCGTAAAGTTTGTTATTTCACAGTAAATAAAATCAAACACATTGATTATAAAGATATAGATACGCTAAAGAAATTTATCAGCGAAAGAGGCAAAATATTACCTCGTCGAGTAACTGGTACTTCTGCAAAGTATCAACGTGAACTAACAATTGCGATTAAACGTGCTCGTCAAATTGCATTGTTACCATATACAACGGAATAG
- a CDS encoding DUF2232 domain-containing protein, with translation MKTLIKYSWKSFLWSIAYILILLSLFTPLSIITFSIMLVPALILAVTLNRKTLVIQYIISILICSFIFPSLSIGIVLLSLFTLIPSIIMSTFYKKESASVTLLIGIITMLVLFVSALFAGSLMELNISTAMEELVNEVMSQYPELNQVATEQTLMMLKYMLPFYLIMSSLFIVVVSHWLSRVILEKMDIQIPKMKPIKDWKLPKSLIWYYLGALFLQLFMNPEEGSYTMLITVNLIPLLTFIFSIQAISFLFYVADIKKWRFLPIIGVILFPFLPLVYSFLGMLDIAFDIRKGFIS, from the coding sequence GTGAAAACATTGATAAAATATAGCTGGAAATCTTTTCTCTGGAGTATAGCCTACATATTAATCTTATTATCTTTATTTACTCCGCTAAGTATTATAACTTTTAGTATTATGTTAGTTCCAGCCCTTATTTTAGCTGTTACCTTAAACCGAAAGACTCTTGTGATACAATATATTATTAGTATTCTTATTTGTAGTTTTATATTTCCATCTTTATCAATTGGTATTGTACTATTATCTTTGTTTACGTTAATACCATCTATTATCATGAGTACTTTTTATAAAAAAGAATCTGCATCTGTGACACTTCTCATAGGTATTATCACGATGTTGGTATTATTTGTTTCAGCTTTATTTGCCGGTTCTTTAATGGAACTAAATATTTCAACTGCTATGGAAGAACTAGTAAATGAAGTTATGAGTCAATATCCAGAGTTAAACCAAGTAGCTACGGAACAAACATTGATGATGCTCAAATATATGCTACCATTTTATCTCATTATGAGTTCCTTATTTATTGTAGTTGTTTCCCATTGGTTAAGTCGTGTAATACTTGAAAAAATGGATATTCAGATTCCTAAGATGAAACCGATAAAGGATTGGAAATTGCCTAAATCATTAATTTGGTATTATTTAGGGGCATTGTTTTTACAATTATTTATGAATCCAGAAGAAGGTTCATATACTATGTTAATTACTGTAAACTTAATTCCATTATTAACATTTATTTTTTCTATACAGGCGATTTCATTTTTATTTTATGTTGCAGACATAAAAAAATGGAGGTTTCTTCCAATCATTGGGGTTATTTTATTTCCATTTTTGCCCTTAGTATATAGTTTTCTTGGAATGTTAGATATTGCTTTTGATATTCGCAAAGGATTTATCTCGTGA